A stretch of the Longimicrobiaceae bacterium genome encodes the following:
- a CDS encoding aminopeptidase, which yields MTSRTRTARALAAGLLLAAAACSPTYVIRAGIEEAKILSRRQPIARLVEDPATPPERRAKLSLVLQARTFADRHLGLAAGESYTTFSQLDSDTLALVLSAAHRDQFRAHTWWFPIVGHVPYKGFFSEAAARREIRKLEEKGFDTYLRPTAAFSTLGWFNDPLVSPVLRYGEVDLANTVIHEIFHNTLYLAGEAQYNESLANFVGSRGAIEFFCRRDGPESPTCRQARGAWEDDLLFGRFMEELVAELEAVYGRADLTREQKLAAREEVFARAKRRFAEEIRPRLQVQSFASFTSTPLNNATLISRRLYYGRLELFEQVFRSRGGDLRRTVDDIVAAVRGADDPYARTEALLAGS from the coding sequence TTGACTTCTAGGACGCGCACGGCCCGCGCGCTGGCCGCCGGGCTGCTCCTCGCCGCGGCGGCCTGCTCGCCGACCTACGTGATCCGGGCCGGAATCGAGGAGGCGAAGATCCTCAGCCGCCGCCAGCCCATCGCGCGGCTGGTGGAGGACCCCGCCACGCCCCCGGAGCGGCGGGCCAAGCTGTCGCTGGTGCTCCAGGCGCGCACCTTCGCGGACCGCCACCTGGGGCTCGCGGCCGGGGAGAGCTACACCACCTTCTCGCAGCTCGACTCCGACACCCTGGCGCTGGTCCTTTCCGCCGCGCACCGGGACCAGTTCCGCGCCCACACCTGGTGGTTCCCCATCGTGGGGCACGTCCCGTACAAGGGGTTCTTCAGCGAGGCCGCCGCCCGGCGCGAGATCCGCAAGCTGGAGGAGAAGGGATTCGACACCTACCTCCGCCCCACCGCCGCTTTCAGCACCCTGGGGTGGTTCAACGACCCGCTCGTCTCCCCCGTGCTGCGCTACGGCGAGGTGGACCTGGCGAACACCGTGATCCACGAGATCTTCCACAACACCCTCTACCTGGCGGGCGAGGCGCAGTACAACGAGAGCCTGGCCAACTTCGTCGGGTCCCGCGGCGCGATCGAGTTCTTCTGCCGGAGGGACGGGCCGGAGTCGCCCACCTGCCGGCAGGCCCGGGGCGCGTGGGAGGACGACCTGCTCTTCGGGCGCTTCATGGAGGAGCTGGTGGCCGAGCTGGAAGCGGTCTACGGGCGCGCCGACCTCACGCGCGAGCAGAAGCTCGCCGCGCGCGAGGAGGTGTTCGCCCGCGCCAAGCGCCGCTTCGCGGAGGAGATCCGGCCGCGGCTGCAGGTGCAGAGCTTCGCCAGCTTCACCAGCACCCCGCTCAACAACGCCACGCTGATCTCCCGGCGGCTCTACTACGGCCGGCTGGAGCTGTTCGAGCAGGTGTTCCGGTCGCGCGGGGGCGACCTGCGGCGCACCGTGGACGACATCGTGGCCGCCGTCCGCGGGGCCGACGACCCGTACGCGCGCACGGAAGCGCTGCTGGCGGGGAGCTAG
- a CDS encoding rhomboid family intramembrane serine protease, translating to MIRSQPPSAPGQPPAPPLPSWRRDPPARWDPPEGAEYGYVLADGPHPCTREELLEWVRTYPGTPAVWTPETAGTVRPEEVPFLVEGLRSRREEEAQQRLGLAALAVLGVAGAFVLLPIVPSPTSSPGALLLAALAGFWLLDSIYALRRAKRVDAGTFAQQRQNERHAAWAYSRPAPLTRLLAGALGAVFLAEGFAYERAVAAAGLVKEAVWAGEAWRLLTGPMLHGGLLHLGMNLAALLVLGRFVEAHAPRWRLPLVFLVAALAGSVLSLLLSPAASVGASGGILGLVGFLGVRAGRRPAEFPDDFLHRIRYAVGATAVLGLLGFAFVDNWAHLGGLLGGAALGWLPDDGPEGKRAWTAAAGRAALAVVVAACAWAAARMLGLA from the coding sequence TTGATCCGTTCGCAGCCGCCCAGCGCACCCGGGCAGCCCCCGGCGCCGCCCCTGCCCTCCTGGCGGCGCGACCCGCCGGCCCGGTGGGACCCGCCGGAGGGCGCCGAGTACGGCTACGTGCTCGCGGACGGGCCGCACCCGTGCACGCGCGAGGAGCTGCTGGAGTGGGTGCGCACCTACCCGGGCACCCCCGCCGTGTGGACGCCCGAAACGGCGGGGACCGTCCGCCCGGAGGAGGTGCCGTTCCTGGTGGAGGGGCTCCGGAGCCGCCGGGAGGAGGAGGCGCAGCAGCGGCTGGGGCTCGCGGCGCTGGCCGTGCTCGGGGTGGCCGGGGCCTTCGTCCTGCTCCCGATCGTGCCGAGCCCCACTTCCAGTCCCGGCGCGCTCCTGCTGGCAGCGCTCGCCGGCTTCTGGCTCCTGGACAGCATCTACGCCCTTCGCCGCGCGAAGCGGGTGGACGCCGGCACCTTCGCGCAGCAGCGCCAGAACGAGCGGCACGCCGCCTGGGCCTACTCGCGGCCGGCGCCGCTCACGCGGCTGCTGGCCGGTGCGCTGGGGGCCGTCTTCCTGGCGGAGGGGTTCGCGTACGAGCGGGCCGTGGCGGCCGCGGGGCTGGTGAAGGAGGCAGTGTGGGCCGGGGAGGCCTGGCGCCTGCTCACCGGCCCCATGCTGCACGGCGGCCTCCTGCACCTGGGGATGAACCTGGCCGCGCTCCTGGTCCTCGGCCGCTTCGTGGAGGCGCACGCCCCGCGCTGGCGCCTCCCCCTCGTGTTCCTGGTCGCGGCGCTGGCGGGGAGCGTCCTCAGCCTCCTCCTGTCGCCCGCCGCCTCGGTGGGCGCCTCCGGGGGGATCCTGGGGCTGGTGGGGTTCCTGGGGGTGCGGGCCGGCCGGCGCCCCGCCGAGTTCCCGGACGACTTCCTCCACCGGATCCGCTACGCGGTCGGCGCGACGGCGGTGCTGGGGCTGCTGGGGTTCGCCTTCGTGGACAACTGGGCGCACCTGGGCGGCCTCCTGGGAGGCGCGGCGCTCGGGTGGCTCCCGGACGACGGCCCCGAAGGGAAGCGCGCGTGGACGGCCGCGGCGGGGCGGGCGGCGCTCGCGGTGGTGGTCGCGGCCTGCGCCTGGGCCGCCGCCCGGATGCTCGGCCTCGCCTAG
- the leuS gene encoding leucine--tRNA ligase: MSDATHVTDTYNPQEVERKWQDRWESDGTNTYTDAELRKAGVQGRPFYNLMMFPYPSAEGLHIGNIYAFTGADIYGRFKRLQGYDVFEPIGYDAFGIHSENFALKQGIHPMELIPRNVARFEKQLRRVGFMYDWNHTVDTTAKDYYRWTQWIFLQLFKAGLAVKKEAAVNWCPSCNTVLANEQVVGGECERCGTPVEMRNLSQWFFKISDYAGRLLDNLAELDWSDTTRKAQENWIGRSEGAQLVFPVVSESSNPETDDGSEVVRQAFRHFLTADQIVSRWQELDYPAIQVFTTRPDTVFGATYMVLAPEHPLVDRITTRERRRAVETYRRKAAKKDLVARRKGDKKKTGTDTGARVLNPATGKEIPVWIADYVLMDYGTGAIMAVPGHDERDYEFAKQYKLPVVRVVAPEGTGADEPLAEAYTGPGRLVNSGHFDGMAVDEGKREVTAWLAERGAAEQRTNYRLHDWCISRQRYWGPPIPILYCDECGVVPVPEEQLPVELPFIEDFKPDASGVSPLARHKEWYLTGCPQCGGIARRETDVSDTFLDSAWYFLRYPSAGNERRAFEPSLTRNWLPVDTYIGGNEHAVLHLLYARFVTMVLHDLEWIDFEEPFTRFRAHGLIIKDGAKMSKSKGNVIVPDQYIEDYGADTLRAYLMFLGPYQEGGDFRTTGIAGPYNFLNRLWDAVLGAEDRPLEAAVEQKLHATIKKVTEDLEALSYNTALAAMMEYLNVVRAGGRTAERAAVEPLVVLVAPFAPHLAEELWERLGNTGSVFREAAWPEFDPARAVSDTVEFVVQVNGKVRARMPMPRGISEADAREAALADPNVQRFLDDKQVRKTIFVPDRLVNLVVG, translated from the coding sequence ATGAGCGACGCGACGCACGTCACCGACACCTACAATCCGCAGGAAGTCGAGCGGAAGTGGCAGGATCGTTGGGAGAGCGACGGCACCAACACCTACACGGACGCGGAGCTCCGCAAGGCGGGTGTGCAGGGGCGCCCCTTCTACAACCTGATGATGTTCCCCTATCCGTCCGCGGAGGGGCTCCACATCGGGAACATCTACGCCTTCACCGGCGCGGACATCTACGGCCGCTTCAAGCGGCTGCAGGGGTACGACGTCTTCGAGCCCATCGGCTACGACGCGTTCGGGATCCACTCCGAGAACTTCGCGCTGAAGCAGGGGATCCACCCCATGGAGCTGATCCCGCGCAACGTGGCGCGGTTCGAGAAGCAGCTCCGCCGCGTGGGCTTCATGTACGACTGGAACCACACGGTCGACACCACGGCGAAGGACTACTACCGCTGGACGCAGTGGATCTTCCTCCAGCTCTTCAAGGCCGGGCTGGCGGTGAAGAAGGAAGCGGCCGTCAACTGGTGCCCCTCGTGCAACACCGTGCTCGCCAACGAGCAGGTGGTCGGCGGGGAGTGCGAGCGGTGCGGCACCCCTGTGGAGATGCGGAACCTGTCGCAGTGGTTCTTCAAGATCAGCGACTACGCCGGGCGGCTCCTGGACAACCTGGCGGAGCTCGACTGGTCCGACACCACGCGGAAGGCGCAGGAGAACTGGATCGGCCGGAGCGAGGGTGCCCAGCTCGTCTTCCCCGTGGTGAGCGAGTCCAGCAACCCCGAGACCGACGACGGCTCGGAGGTGGTGCGGCAGGCGTTCCGGCACTTCCTCACCGCCGACCAGATCGTCTCGCGCTGGCAGGAGCTGGACTACCCGGCCATCCAGGTGTTCACCACCCGGCCGGACACCGTGTTCGGCGCCACCTACATGGTGCTGGCCCCCGAGCACCCGCTCGTGGACCGGATCACCACCAGGGAGCGGCGCCGCGCGGTGGAGACGTACCGCCGCAAGGCCGCCAAGAAGGACCTGGTCGCGCGAAGGAAGGGCGACAAGAAGAAGACCGGGACCGACACCGGCGCGCGGGTGCTGAACCCGGCCACCGGCAAGGAGATCCCGGTCTGGATCGCCGACTACGTGCTGATGGACTACGGCACCGGCGCCATCATGGCGGTCCCCGGCCACGACGAGCGCGACTACGAGTTCGCGAAGCAGTACAAGCTCCCCGTGGTGCGCGTGGTGGCCCCCGAGGGGACCGGGGCCGACGAGCCGCTCGCCGAGGCGTACACCGGTCCCGGGCGGCTGGTGAACTCGGGCCACTTCGACGGCATGGCCGTGGACGAGGGGAAGCGCGAGGTCACCGCCTGGCTCGCCGAGCGCGGCGCCGCCGAGCAGCGCACCAACTACCGCCTGCACGACTGGTGCATCTCGCGGCAGCGGTACTGGGGCCCGCCCATCCCCATCCTGTACTGCGACGAATGCGGCGTGGTCCCGGTCCCCGAGGAGCAGCTCCCGGTGGAGCTCCCCTTCATCGAGGACTTCAAGCCGGACGCCTCGGGCGTCTCCCCGCTGGCCCGGCACAAGGAGTGGTACCTCACCGGCTGTCCGCAGTGCGGCGGGATCGCCCGGCGCGAGACCGACGTGTCCGACACCTTCCTGGACTCGGCCTGGTACTTCCTGCGCTATCCCTCCGCGGGGAACGAGCGGCGCGCCTTCGAGCCCTCGCTCACGCGCAACTGGCTCCCGGTGGACACCTACATCGGCGGCAACGAGCACGCCGTGCTGCACCTGCTGTACGCGCGGTTCGTCACCATGGTGCTGCACGACCTGGAGTGGATCGACTTCGAGGAGCCGTTCACCCGGTTCCGCGCCCACGGCCTGATCATCAAGGACGGGGCGAAGATGTCGAAGTCCAAGGGCAACGTCATCGTCCCCGACCAGTACATCGAGGACTACGGGGCGGACACCCTCCGCGCCTACCTGATGTTCCTCGGGCCGTACCAGGAGGGCGGCGACTTCCGCACCACCGGGATCGCCGGGCCGTACAACTTCCTGAACCGCCTGTGGGACGCGGTGCTCGGGGCGGAGGACCGCCCGCTGGAGGCGGCCGTCGAGCAGAAGCTGCACGCCACCATCAAGAAGGTGACGGAGGACCTGGAGGCACTCTCCTACAACACCGCCCTCGCGGCGATGATGGAGTACCTCAACGTGGTCCGCGCCGGCGGGCGGACCGCCGAGCGCGCCGCGGTGGAGCCGCTGGTGGTCCTCGTCGCCCCGTTCGCCCCCCACCTGGCGGAGGAGCTGTGGGAGCGGCTGGGGAACACCGGGTCGGTATTCCGGGAGGCCGCCTGGCCGGAGTTCGACCCGGCCAGGGCGGTCTCCGACACGGTGGAGTTCGTGGTGCAGGTCAACGGGAAGGTGCGCGCGCGGATGCCGATGCCCCGGGGGATCTCCGAGGCCGACGCGCGCGAGGCCGCCCTCGCCGACCCCAACGTGCAGCGCTTCCTGGACGACAAGCAGGTGCGGAAGACGATCTTCGTCCCCGACCGGCTGGTCAACTTGGTCGTAGGGTAG